The genomic stretch TTAATACTTTTTTAAGCGGTAGGTTAGACAAAGATGCTATATATATTATTAATGATTCACCTATGCGAAAAATAGTTAGTAGCATAAAAATGAATACTTTTTACAAAGTAGTTAAAACGGATGGTTTCTATATATTATTACCCAATGCTCATGGTGTCTCAACTCGGGCGGACAGAGTAGACTGGTTAGACTACAAACAATATGAATATGGCACAAAAATTTTTTTTAGACAAGATATAAATAATAATTTTAAAAATTATTTAATTTTAAATACTGGTTGGAGTTTCCCCGAAGATCAAGGAATATGGACTGATGGAAATAATGCAAATTTTTTTATAAATTTACCTAAAAAAACTTATTCAAACTTAATATTAACTATAGAGGCTTTACCTTTTCTATGTTTAAAGCACCCAACACTAACTGTTGACATTCTAGCAAATCATAATTTGATTGGACATTTATATTATAAGTTAGATAACTTATCTAATATAAAGAAAATAATAATTTCTAAAAACCTCATTAAAGATGTCAAGATTTTAAATCTTGAATTTATTTTAAAAAAACCTATTGCTCCAAATGAAGTTTCTTTAAGTTCTGATGCTCGTAGGTTGGGACTTTTTTTCTCATGGATATCTTTTGATGAGTATAAAATGGATTTATGAAAAAATTTACTGAACTTATTAACTTATTTTTATTAACTTTTTTACTTGTATGGTGTTAATTTTTTTTAAGACTTTCTTTTATCTCAAAAAGGAGTTTACATGAACTATGTTGTAACAGGCTGTGCGGGATTTATAGGAAGTCATTTAGTAGACCGACTACTGATACAAGGGCATCAGGTAGTGGGTATAGATGATTTATCTACAGGACATATGGAGTTTTTACAAGTAGCCAAACAATTCTCTTCTTTTAAATTTATTTTTGCTGATTGTCTTGATAGAAATGCTTTGCTAGAAACTTTTCCAAAGCAATGCGATGCCGTGTTTCATTTTTCTGCTAATGCCGACGTTAAAGATGGAATTAAGCATACCAAAAAAGATTTAGAACAAAACACAATTGTGACCTTTAATATTTTAGATGCAATGCGAGTTAATGGAATTAAAAAAATAATTTTTCCATCCACGGGATCGGTTTATGGAGAAGCTGATATCTTTCCTACTCCAGAAAATGCACCATTTCCCATACAAACCTCCCTGTATGGAGCTTCTAAAGTGGCTGCAGAAGGTTTAATTCAAGCTTACAGTGAAGCTTTTAACATACAAGCTTATATTTTTCGTTTTGTATCAATTTTGGGTGAACGATATACACATGGGCATGTCATTGATTTTTATAAAAAATTAGAAAATGATTCTAATCAGTTAGAGATTTTAGGAGATGGTACTCAAGCTAAGTCTTATTTGTATATACAAGATTGTATTGACGCTATTTTTTTAACGTTAAAAAAAACTGATAAAAAAATTAATATATTTAATTTAGGTACAGACGAATACTGCCAAGTTAAAGATTCTATTGCCTGGATTTCTAAGGAATTAGGTGTGATGCCTGAATTAAATTATTTAGGTGGTAAAAAGGGATGGATAGGCGATAACCCTTTTATTTACTTAGACTGTAAAAAGATTCGTGAATTAGGGTGGCAACCTAAGTTTAGTATTCAACAAAGTATTATCAAAACCTTAAATTATTTAAGAAGAAATACCTGGCTAGTAGAGGCAAATGCATGAAAGTGGCTGTAGTGGGTTTAGGGCATCTGGGTTGTGTTACGGCGGCTTGCTTAACAAAGTTTGGGCATACTATAATTGCATATGATGAGGATCCTCAAGTAGTCGCTAACTTGAATCAAGGATTTCCTCCAATTTATGAACCCGGATTGAACAAACTTATTATTGATGGAACAAGTAATAATATCCTAGAATTTACTAACATACCTCAGAAGTTAAAAGATTTAGATATTATTTGGATAACCTATGACACCCCTCTGAATGATTTGGGTCAGGGTACTGTGAATGAAATTATAAATAAAATAAGTACTCTTTTTCCTTATTTTAAACAAAATTCATTAATTATTATTTCTTCACAAATACCAGTTGGCACTACTCAAAAAATAAAAACCTTTTTTTTTCATGATTACAATGACAAACAGGTCGATTTTGTTTACTCGCCAGAAAATTTACGTTTAGGTAAAGCAATAGATTTGTTTTTAAAACCTGATCGTTTAATTATGGGTATTCAGTTGGAATCTAATAAAAAAATTATTGAAAATTTATTACTTCCCATTGTTGATAAAATACTTTGGATGTCAGTAGAATCAGCGGAAATGACTAAACATGCTATCAATGCTTTTTTAGCAACTTCGATTGTTTTTATTAACGAATTAGCTACATTATGTGAATATTATGGTGCAGACGCACATTCAATAACGCAAGGCTTAATGACAGATATCCGAATAGGACCTAATGCTTATTTAACACCAGGGAGTGCATTTTCAGGCGGGACCTTAACTCGAGATATTCATTATTTAATTCAACTAAGTGATGCTTGCAAAATAAATTTTAATTTCTTTCAAGAAGTTTTGCAAAGCAATCAAAGACATATTTCTTGGATACAAACAAAAATAACTGAAAATATTAAAAGTCTTAAAGGTAAAAAAGTGGCTATTTTGGGATTAGCTTACAAACCAGGAACGGACTCTATAAGGCATTCTTTTACCATTAATCTTAGCTTATGGTTTAATACACAAGGTGCGATTGTTAATGCTTATGACCCTGTTATAAAGCATTTAACTTCTGATTTAGAACGGATCATTTATCTACAAAAAGATATTGATTCCGCTCTTTATGAAGCCGATATAGTTGTTATAGGAACTGAATGCCCAGAGTTTCTGAATATTAGAATAGATCAATTGGGCTCACAACTACCAATGCCCTATTTATTCGACATGAATGGTTTTTTAAGTCAACAATTAGAGGGTGAAGAAGCTATTAAGTATTTTAAAGTAGGCGGATGTAATAAAATACAACATACTAATGAAATTATTAAATAAAAAGGCGATTATCAGTGGCGCCAGTAAGGGGTTGGGAGCAGCTATCGCTAGAGCTTATGTAGTTGCTGGCGCTAGTGTGGTCATTTGTGCCAGAAATAATATCGAACTATTAAAAAAACAAGCTGAGTTACAGACTATTTCTTTGGGTAGCAAAGTAATAGCTATCCCTACTGATATCTCATCACCAGAACAAATAGATTATTTAATAAGAATAGCCGAAAAAGAGTTGGGTGGAGTAGATATTTTAGTTGCGAATGCTGCCATTTATGGACCTAAAGGACCGCTTGAAACACTTGATTGGCAAGCATGGAGTGAAGTGATAGATATTAATTTAAAGGGTACCGTCTTACAATGTAAAGCGGTAATTCCTTTGTTTAAAAGACAAAAAAAGGGAAAAATTATTATTATTTCAGGTGGTGGAGCAACTAAGCCAATGCCGAATTTTACTGCCTACGCTGCTTCCAAAGCAGGTGTTATTCGCTTTTCTGAGACTTTGGCAAATGAGTTACAAAAATTTAATATTGATGTGATGGCTATTTCCCCAGGCGCATTGAATACAGATTTTTTAGATGAGGTGTTGCGTGCTGGACCAGAAAAAGTAGGTGACAAGTTTTATCAAATTTCACTTAAACAAGCTAAAACAGGCGGCTCGTCGCTAGAATTAGCGGCAGACTTATCAGTTTATCTGGCCTCCGATGCTGCTGATGGTATTACGGGAAAATTAATTAGTGCCGTTTGGGATCCTTGGAAAAATTTACATGAATATTATCCAGAAATTGCTATGACGGATATTTATACTTTACGTAGAATTAAACTTGAAAAACTTAAAATTATGAGGAATATATAACATGAATGTTGCAATTATTGGCTGTGGATTGATCGGTAATAAGCGTGCCCAATATCTAAAAGGTGGAAATTTACTGTATTGTGTTGATATAAAAATTCAAAAAGCTCAAGCTTTGGCCAATAAAAACCCTGGTTGCCAAGTTCTATTGAGTTGGCAGGAAGTTATGATTAAACCAGAAATAGATATTGTTATTGTTGCCACGACACACGAGGTGCTTACTGAGATTAGTTTAGCGGCTATTGAAGCTGGAAAAAATGTTTTAATTGAAAAACCTGGTGCCCGATTTAGTAAAGAATTAGAACCCGTTATTAAAAAAATGAAAAAATCAAATGTCATTGTAAAGGTTGGATTTAATCATCGCTATCATAAAGCTTTATTAAAAGCCTACGAAATATATCAAAGAGGTGAGTTAGGCGAATTAATGTTTATTAGAGCTCGTTATGGTCATGGAGGTCGAATAGGTTATGATAAAGAATGGCGTTCGATTCCTGAGTTATCAGGGGGTGGAGAATTATTAGATAAGGGAATACACTTAGTTGATCTTTCGCGTTGGTTTTTAGGCGATTTTACTGAAATAAGTGGATTTGCTCACACTTATTATTGGGACAGACCTGTGGATGATAATGGATTTATTTTATTAAAAACTGCAACTAAGCAAACTGCTTTTTTACACGCCAGTTGTACAGAATGGAAAAATTTGTTTTCCTTTGAGATTTATGGAAAAAAAGGGAAACTAGATATTCAAGGATTAGGCGGAAGTTATGGGATAGAACGTTTAAGTTATTATAAAATGTTGCCACATATGGGTCCTCCTGAAACAAGTATGTGGGAATATCCTATGGGTGATGATTCGTGGCAGTTAGAATTTTCTGCTCTTTTAGATGATATCAAAAATCGACGTTCAACTAATCTTGGATTACAAGATGCTCATGCTGCTTTAACGATTGTAGAAAAAGTTGCACAAGGGTCGGGTTATGCTTATCACACGTAGCCCCTTAAGAATTTCTCTTGGTGGTGGAGGAACAGATTTACCTTCTTATTATCAAGAACATGGAGGTTTTTTAATTGCAGCAGCAATTGATAAATATGTTTATATCACTTTACATCAAACTTTTGTGGAAGAATTAATTATAAAGTATTCCAATTTAGAAAAAGTTACCAATACTGATGATATACAACATCCCATTA from Rickettsiella endosymbiont of Miltochrista miniata encodes the following:
- a CDS encoding NAD-dependent epimerase/dehydratase family protein codes for the protein MNYVVTGCAGFIGSHLVDRLLIQGHQVVGIDDLSTGHMEFLQVAKQFSSFKFIFADCLDRNALLETFPKQCDAVFHFSANADVKDGIKHTKKDLEQNTIVTFNILDAMRVNGIKKIIFPSTGSVYGEADIFPTPENAPFPIQTSLYGASKVAAEGLIQAYSEAFNIQAYIFRFVSILGERYTHGHVIDFYKKLENDSNQLEILGDGTQAKSYLYIQDCIDAIFLTLKKTDKKINIFNLGTDEYCQVKDSIAWISKELGVMPELNYLGGKKGWIGDNPFIYLDCKKIRELGWQPKFSIQQSIIKTLNYLRRNTWLVEANA
- a CDS encoding nucleotide sugar dehydrogenase; amino-acid sequence: MKVAVVGLGHLGCVTAACLTKFGHTIIAYDEDPQVVANLNQGFPPIYEPGLNKLIIDGTSNNILEFTNIPQKLKDLDIIWITYDTPLNDLGQGTVNEIINKISTLFPYFKQNSLIIISSQIPVGTTQKIKTFFFHDYNDKQVDFVYSPENLRLGKAIDLFLKPDRLIMGIQLESNKKIIENLLLPIVDKILWMSVESAEMTKHAINAFLATSIVFINELATLCEYYGADAHSITQGLMTDIRIGPNAYLTPGSAFSGGTLTRDIHYLIQLSDACKINFNFFQEVLQSNQRHISWIQTKITENIKSLKGKKVAILGLAYKPGTDSIRHSFTINLSLWFNTQGAIVNAYDPVIKHLTSDLERIIYLQKDIDSALYEADIVVIGTECPEFLNIRIDQLGSQLPMPYLFDMNGFLSQQLEGEEAIKYFKVGGCNKIQHTNEIIK
- a CDS encoding SDR family oxidoreductase — protein: MKLLNKKAIISGASKGLGAAIARAYVVAGASVVICARNNIELLKKQAELQTISLGSKVIAIPTDISSPEQIDYLIRIAEKELGGVDILVANAAIYGPKGPLETLDWQAWSEVIDINLKGTVLQCKAVIPLFKRQKKGKIIIISGGGATKPMPNFTAYAASKAGVIRFSETLANELQKFNIDVMAISPGALNTDFLDEVLRAGPEKVGDKFYQISLKQAKTGGSSLELAADLSVYLASDAADGITGKLISAVWDPWKNLHEYYPEIAMTDIYTLRRIKLEKLKIMRNI
- a CDS encoding Gfo/Idh/MocA family oxidoreductase, which produces MNVAIIGCGLIGNKRAQYLKGGNLLYCVDIKIQKAQALANKNPGCQVLLSWQEVMIKPEIDIVIVATTHEVLTEISLAAIEAGKNVLIEKPGARFSKELEPVIKKMKKSNVIVKVGFNHRYHKALLKAYEIYQRGELGELMFIRARYGHGGRIGYDKEWRSIPELSGGGELLDKGIHLVDLSRWFLGDFTEISGFAHTYYWDRPVDDNGFILLKTATKQTAFLHASCTEWKNLFSFEIYGKKGKLDIQGLGGSYGIERLSYYKMLPHMGPPETSMWEYPMGDDSWQLEFSALLDDIKNRRSTNLGLQDAHAALTIVEKVAQGSGYAYHT